Genomic DNA from Etheostoma cragini isolate CJK2018 chromosome 7, CSU_Ecrag_1.0, whole genome shotgun sequence:
TCTCTCATACAGATGTGCAGNNNNNNNNNNNNNNNNNNNNNNNNNNNNNNNNNNNNNNNNNNNNNNNNNNNNNNNNNNNNNNNNNNNNNNNNNNNNNNNNNNNNNNNNNNNNNNNNNNNNACTGGTCTCCGTGGAAATATACGGCGTCACATTgaccatttctttaactgtctatgataaAACAGGACATAGTCACTTGTGTATCCTGGGGCTGTTTCAATGCGTTTCCCATAAAGTTAGACATCGGGTGCAAACCAACTTCAGCggcagctggtttgaccacaGAGATGCGAGAGACGGCTAGCCTGGCCACAGACCTGTACCCCTGAGCTTCTCTGGTGGTCCAGAGGCAACTTTTGCATCGCCTCTGCCAACAGGGCAATAATGTTCCTGTCTTTAAAACACAGCGGCCCTGCCTGTGGTAGAGTAAGCACGCTGTTGTTTGAATGATTGTCTCTCTGAATATAAAATGGAGAATATTATTATTGCAGGATGTGCGTGTGAAGCTATCATATAAGAGCTAAAAGTCAGAACTTCTTATCGCGTGACCTCGATGTTAAACAGCTTTTGACCATCTTTTATCAAGTTCCTAATTTTTCACAGTGAATAAACGGAGCTGCATGCATAGTTTATGATTGTGTTCAGTGAATGCCTATTGCTGCTGGTAATAAATGATTATGTTAGTATGCATTGctaacaacaaaatgtttgatGTAGGGCCGggcaaaaatcaaatatcccaaAATCTTTGACCAAACACCTCTATTAATATCGGAGTGATATTATAGCCTGACTATTGGTGTATACaataagatttttgataaataatcatcagtagtGTGGATAtgatgactaagtgggtaaaggcaaataatagaacggCTAGAACaatctggtaagttcagaaaatactgaaaacagaaaacacttatgccatattacgataaaacaatatcccaaatctaagacgatatctagtctcataacACAATATTGTTATAGCAatgtattgcccagctctagtttgATAGAACTGGAACGAGATTACTTACAGTAGGTGGTTGTGTCTTCATACAGATTTCCAGCCAACCAGACCCTAGCCAGGCCATTCACAGACATGTCTCTCATACGTGGCGGATGTCAAACGATGCACTTTACACAAAATACTAGATGATAACATTTTTGGCTTGCGCACCCTCAAGAATCTAAAATGAATGTGATAGCCACTTTACTTGTCACACAGTAAAAGCAGACCTAGTAGGTAGCATTCCAACTACGCCTGAAGCACTGTGTCATCCTACTTTATCGCACGCACCCGTGCAGTTTGTCTGAAGTAGTGCCGCTCCCAGACTGACAGTCATGGAAAGCTGCTTAAGGGAGTGTAGGTTTGCTTGCTAAGTCGAGCTGAGGCTGCAGGGCTGTCAGAAAGCTGTAAAGAGCAGTTCTGTCATATTAATACCTCGGCGCGGGGTGCTGATCCTTCTCAGGCCGCGCACTCtgtcatgttaaaaataaattaatgtctGCTTCTCCTTCAGTTCATGCAGCCTCTTAAGCCATCTGAAGACAACATCCGGTTTGctaataaatcacaaaaaccTCCGAATGGAGACTTGCTGCTCCAGCTCCGTGTCATTACACATGCCGTTGTTTACCTCGATTGAATTACATGTAAATGACACCAGGTGGCTACATTATAACATCAACATGCATTGATGGGTCCGTTATAACTTGTTTTTCTGCCTGTTTTTGCGGGCGACATCAGATTAACAGAGTTCATTAATCCTGTGCATCAGAGCCTCCTTTACAGTGCAACTTTTTGCAAATAAATTCATCGGGACATCTATTTTGAAAATGCTCTTAAAAATGGATTACTAAGCAAACACTTATGTATCACCTTTTAGAAAAAATTACTGCTAATGAATAAACGTAttctatagaaaaaaaatgcttttgtaaAATTATAATACATGATAtataaactgaactgaaaccAACTGAAAATTAATTTGCATGTGCATACTGCACTAATGTTTgctaatttagattttcttgGTTGCTTGaggtttctcttttctttctttcaatagCCGATCCAGGGACCCCTGCATGTGAGTACCTTGTTGGTCGGTATCAGATGTACGTACATCTATCTAATGTACATATGATGAATTATTAAGTCCAGAGATGTACAGTACTTATGTGTACCTTGGTGAACTTCctactcaaaaaacaaaatgtttatagAAGGTCTTCACTCCGTAGGCATAAATTCATTTCCCCTCTGCTATCCTAGCACTTTGAAGACTGAGCCAAGTTGTAGTTCAGGCACTTAAATCTTGACTCAGTATTTCATCTTCTACACACAACATAAGCTAGTTAAGGAAATAGGTGCCACATGTAGTATCCCTGGACAAAGGCTTCAGTACAGCTTTACATGTTACTGcttcttaaaaaatgtcaaatcctGGGGCTTATTACTAAGACGCTCTGATTCCTTAATGTGAAGTAACCCTCTCCTGGGCTTTCTCGAGTGTGAGCCAAATTTAATTCACCCTGTCTGCTTTTCTGACAATCACTATAATGACGACACAAGCTCTTCTCTCACCGTAAACCTCTACAAAGGACATTGTATGGGATGATTCATGTTTTAGACCACTGCAGCCCTCTGTTTCTCAAGTATCCTTTGTCCTAGCTTTTCCTCTTGAGATTTGGCTGCATGCCTTGGCCATTGACAGTTTAATATTTGTGCAGGGAGCATAACTCCGAATCGGATCCATGAATGAGCCGCGAACAGACTCTAGAGTCGGAGTAGACAAATTCACCAGAGCCTTCCAACTGCCCTTCCTGTCAAAGTTTCTACTTGTAAACAAGCAAGATTAATGAGTTGTTGTGTCAGGTGTAAACTTAAAGGAGGCTTAGAAGAATAacgaaaaaaaacaagaagatcCACACAGCGATAGAAATGGAACAGGAAAGTAGTGACAGTGTGGTGTAGAGCCAGAAtgctttattttcctttgtatGGGTTTATAGACATTACCGTTATGTTGAGTTATTTCTGTCTTTTGGCATTAATGTTTATCTGTACACTTTAAGAAATGGAGGGAatgtagtttttgtgtgtgtgtgtgtgtgttatttaccACATGTCTTGGTCAAGGGTTAAAACGTTTTCACACTTCAGTGGGCTTATCTCTCACATAGCTGTCATTTGTCTATAGGGGAATCGGAACCAAATGGCAATGGTTATAAGCAAGGTCACCTATCGCTTTATTGTAACGTCCAATGACAACTGgctggcagagacagagagatagagagagagaaataggcTTGCTGAagtccttgttttttttgtatcatcttggcaaaaatgataatttgtaattttcctCTGGCAGCAAGTCCCAACTTTCCTTGTGAACTTAATATTTAGACGGGAGACCATGATTTATACACTGCATGAACATGGCTTCAGCCAAGTCAAGTCTCCCTAGTCCCCAGCAGTCAACAGTATGAATGCTTCTCTATTGCCCTCTTGTGGTTTCCCCTAAAGAGAAACAAGACTAGTTTCTGTATTCTGACTAGTTTTAAAACTAGGGTGAGACCAGAACTTAATACATATATGTTTGTTATGTATCTAACAACTCCTGTGTGACACATCTgttaacaaagaaaacacaaatagtAAAGAAACGTGTTTATTGAATTGTTGGTATGGATACACCTTGAAATTAAACTATGTGGTTTGAAATGCTTACATTTTATGCAAGAGTACAATCAAAATAGACAGGGAGGCTCAAGAACTCAAATcgtataaaaacatattttgtataCTTCTAGTCTAGACAGaagaaaaatcaatacaaaaacttaaacatgtaaacattggTAAACAACCATTACATACAATAATTTCTATGTAAGCTCTACAGAAACCATACATTAACACAGGAAGTTTGCTGCTGTTCTCTTCCTCGATCTCTTATGCTCTAAATAATGGTCCATTAAAACAGAGATTTCATTTTAGCACCTTCATGATTCAATTTCACGTTAGTGTGTTATTAGTACAGTGGGAATTagctgacattttgttttcattttataatgtaAGCTAACTAAACCCACTAGTTCAGTGCAGGTTCAAAAccattgtattttacaattcAAATAATAACATGGGGTTTTAGTGGACACATACTAAACCTGCGGTATTACCcctctttcattcatttttaaaaagtattgtcCATATGAACTAAACTAATTCAAAGTGAAGGTGTCCCCTCGTCTCAGCTCTGGCTCCAGTTCTAAACTCTGTTGTGTTAGCTCTACTTGGGAAGTGCAGTTTCTGAGTCCTCCTCTCAGCTCAAACAGCTGCTGAGCATGGCTGGAGAGAGTCCCATTGACTTGCACGAGAAGCCCATTTGATTGTCTCTCCAGCTCCTCCCGGATTTTCTCCAGGTCCTCTGCCAAGTTATTCAGGCCCTTACACTGGTCCTCAACACTGGCAACACGCCCTCCAACCTCAGTTACCTCTTTCTGGACCCCCATAGCTGTGCTCCGGCAGCCCCGGACCTCCTCAACTAGCCGTCTCTTCATCTCCTGCAGCTCACCTTTGACTCTGATAAGTCTGCGCTCACCTGCCCCAAGCATGGAAGCCTGATGCCCAACCAGTTGCACCACACCCTTTATCTGCTGGGCCAGACGTGCCTCTCTCTCATGCCAGGAGCTGTTGGCTTGACCCACCTTTTGAACCATTGTCCCCAGAGAATCCTGGAGGCCTTTGAGGGTGTGGTTGACTGAGCGGACATTGAACTTGAGGATTGTGAGCTCTCCCTGGATAGTAGAATCTCCCTCTGCTTGATTCTGCTGGTCCCTGAGGGTCAGACGCCTCAGGATGTCCTGCAGTGTTAAATTGAGGCTATTTAATTGGTCACTTTGCATGTTTAGTGCCTCCTTCACATTCTGCTGCTCTGTCAGGTTAGCACTTGGCACAGCAGAGTCTCCCTGGATAGCAGAAGGGTTTTTAGGTGAGAGGCATGAAGAGGTGCAAAGAATCTCAATCTTGCTCAGGTGCTTCTGTACTCTGTCCACGTCCACTTCTAGTCTTCCTCGGAGGGATTCCAGCTCTGTCTCCAGAGTGGGAACAGCATGACCCTCCAGCAGTGCAGGCGCTGTGACATTACCCAGCTCCTCCAAATTCGTCAGTAAACGGCCTTCCAGAGCCCTTAATTTACCCTCCATTCTGGCCTCCATGCCCTGTCCTGTCTCAGTTGAGTCTGTGACACCCCTCCTTCTCCCAGACTCATCACTTTTAATCTGCCCAGTCAGGTTGAGCTTGGCCTCTACATACCCCAGACGCCCCTCCAGCATTCCCTCGATGTGGTCCTTGTGTCCACCCAGCTCCACTCTGAGGTGCCCCTGGGACTGGTTGAGGCCTGCCACTGATGTTTCAAGCATGTGCACCCTTTCATTCAGTCCACTCAGTCTACCAGAGCAGTTTGCTGTAGTCTTTAAACCATGAATCTGTGCCTGGAGGTTTCTCAGCTCTGTTCTTAAGGGTGTGTTACTAACCTCGAAAGCATCCTCCATCTGCTCCTGCCTCTCACTTTGCTCCTTCTTACACTGACGACCCAAGTGCCCAGCTTTCTCCTCGCACCGGCCCTCTGCACTCTCTACACGTTTCTCAAACCCACCAAACATTTCTGTCCTAGCTGCACTCAGCTTGGCGTCCATCAAGTTCTCCAAAGCCTTCTGGGCATTTTCCCCAAGATCGCCATTGGAGTCTGATACCAATCCTGATCTATTTAATGTCGTCTTCAGTGCTTCATCATGTCCTGTCACTGTTGCTTTGAGTTCCTGTAGCTCTGCTGTCTTGGCTTGCAGCTCTGTCCTGATCTCCTCAACCCTTCCATTCAGTTCTGTAAGGCCTGGAAACACGTGTCTGCCATCTAGACCCTCTGTCTCTGGGTCTCCCCCAGGTATCTCTACAAACCCTACAGTGGATGGACCAGAGGCTACAACTGGAGCAGGAACAGGACCAGGGACAGCAGAGAGCAGAGCTGACAGCATCCTGTTGGCGTCCTCTCTCAGCGAGGCTCGTAGATTATCTTCCAGTCCATTCACAGTTACCCTCAGGATCTCCAGACCCTGGTTTAGACGTCGCACGTCCTCCTCCATTCGAAATATTCGCtcctctgtctcactgtctAGAGCTGAGcctaaagagagaaaggaaagttGTTAACAGAAtaatgataaattaatatttcagaGCCCAATGTGACTCTTAAAAGTGTGGCTTTGGTCCGTTTTGTCACTACCCAGTGTGAACACACAACATAGTCAAACCCAGTTAGAATTGTGTTTTAGTTTGGAATTAAAACACACCTATGGTTTCA
This window encodes:
- the LOC117947008 gene encoding EMILIN-2-like codes for the protein MHFLMAVSPFVFVALFLSLVETKFYRPLQFNQYKSGYSQHHGQGKPTSRHKNHCAYVVEKTVSFTLQDGAAPYVKAEYNKCSWGQKCPTLQYRLMYKPIYKVAHKTVTELEWRCCPGYSGYGCMEGHPVYQHHMKMMPPFKGQPMKGPQLKGPQYKGPMFKGPYINSAVKANPWSQSKGPSTGSFNSYPMGRFGPPRTSSYPDTSFEPYPPEPEPMPEHQEPHQTEHQEPHYTEHQEPHYTEHQEPHQTEHQEPHYTEHQEPHHTENDQEHENDHSQGSEEHITEEVHPPPSGGDQPQGETIGSALDSETEERIFRMEEDVRRLNQGLEILRVTVNGLEDNLRASLREDANRMLSALLSAVPGPVPAPVVASGPSTVGFVEIPGGDPETEGLDGRHVFPGLTELNGRVEEIRTELQAKTAELQELKATVTGHDEALKTTLNRSGLVSDSNGDLGENAQKALENLMDAKLSAARTEMFGGFEKRVESAEGRCEEKAGHLGRQCKKEQSERQEQMEDAFEVSNTPLRTELRNLQAQIHGLKTTANCSGRLSGLNERVHMLETSVAGLNQSQGHLRVELGGHKDHIEGMLEGRLGYVEAKLNLTGQIKSDESGRRRGVTDSTETGQGMEARMEGKLRALEGRLLTNLEELGNVTAPALLEGHAVPTLETELESLRGRLEVDVDRVQKHLSKIEILCTSSCLSPKNPSAIQGDSAVPSANLTEQQNVKEALNMQSDQLNSLNLTLQDILRRLTLRDQQNQAEGDSTIQGELTILKFNVRSVNHTLKGLQDSLGTMVQKVGQANSSWHEREARLAQQIKGVVQLVGHQASMLGAGERRLIRVKGELQEMKRRLVEEVRGCRSTAMGVQKEVTEVGGRVASVEDQCKGLNNLAEDLEKIREELERQSNGLLVQVNGTLSSHAQQLFELRGGLRNCTSQVELTQQSLELEPELRRGDTFTLN